In a genomic window of Sphingomonas koreensis:
- a CDS encoding TonB-dependent receptor domain-containing protein: MTAPPAYAQQLYDFDIPAQDLGSALRTFARTSGVQVIFDGGALRGKRSARYRQRAAPEAALQTILRGTGMSFRRDGGIYVIVPADTPVRPTASAAPPTTPAPAPAVPQDAVAEEDAEVIVTAQKRAERIIDVPIAMTALSGSALDDRKIEGGSELLRAVPNVTFSKSNFSMYNFSIRGIGTKAISASSDPAVAVSFNNTPLVRNRLFESEFFDLQRVEVLRGPQGTLYGRNATAGVVNMIPALPGRDFALEAKLEVGSFDTMRASGMLNVPLSDTLGVRVAGAFTSREGFDYNSFTQRRVNGRELWSTRATLAWEPSDRFRANLIWQHFEEDDNRSRTGKQLCTPDPGPATVGGIAVTDPLTRGRMSQGCLPGSLYDDAAFGAPNGNALSYIFVPNTISIGRDPVTRAQVNVVKLGDPFAGVVQSRNLREIATSYDPVFRAKNDVVQLNLEFEPSDGLKLVSQTAYSRDRFYSTQDYNRFVSNPIFNSSTQPLLNSRNQLIDPVAFPGPTPGGMYCDPQLGCSDRLVSADLSRSANRQWSQELRLQSSFDGPVNFNIGANYLDFKSQDDYYVFNNMFTLISEWFYGTSVVGGNTVQLPCPLGFEGRECVYVDRNPIGSLDNQGHNYFLSQNGIRIKSYAGFGELYWNLSSNLKVTAGLRYTRDEKVSTQVPSQLLLGGGTQTPLPGSNTGGRVNSGYPALPDIEQAWSEFTGRLVLDWKPNLSFTDDTLIYASASRGYKGGGANPPRVDINPAIVQYQPLAQTFRPEYLNAFEVGIKNSFGSGRFMLNGTAFYYDYKDYQISQIVDRIAFNENFDATIWGLEFEAAWRPSRAFRLDANLGYLKTRLKEGSQSIDVMNRTQGDPDWMVLRPWLQAPSNCVAPRAFVERIMRGAAALRNLALSALCPGSNRIGSYNPGFPGGIPYHALYGFTYDYTAPYNPATVGLNINQGGSGAPNGGRGFAADLGGNELPNSPRLTFNVGAQYTFFVDAGNWELTFRGDYYRQSESFARIYNTEYDRLKAWDNLNLAVTLARPSSGLTFQLYVKNVFDDAPITDFFTNADDTGLSANVFTLDPRIIGFSMSKKF, translated from the coding sequence GTGACGGCGCCGCCGGCCTATGCGCAACAACTCTATGATTTCGATATTCCCGCGCAGGACCTGGGCAGCGCCCTGCGCACCTTTGCGCGGACATCCGGCGTCCAGGTGATTTTCGACGGGGGCGCGCTGCGCGGCAAGCGCAGCGCACGCTATCGCCAGCGCGCGGCGCCTGAAGCCGCGTTGCAGACGATCCTGCGGGGAACGGGCATGAGCTTCCGTCGCGACGGGGGCATCTATGTGATCGTTCCGGCGGACACTCCTGTCCGCCCCACGGCCAGCGCGGCGCCCCCAACGACCCCCGCGCCAGCACCGGCCGTGCCGCAGGATGCGGTTGCCGAAGAGGACGCCGAGGTCATCGTGACCGCGCAGAAGCGCGCGGAGCGGATCATCGACGTGCCGATTGCAATGACGGCTCTGTCGGGTAGCGCGCTGGACGACCGGAAGATCGAAGGCGGGTCGGAGCTGCTGCGCGCCGTGCCGAACGTCACCTTCTCCAAAAGCAACTTCAGCATGTACAATTTCTCGATCCGCGGGATCGGGACCAAGGCCATCTCGGCGTCGAGCGACCCGGCCGTGGCGGTGAGCTTCAACAATACCCCGCTCGTCAGGAACCGGCTGTTCGAATCGGAATTCTTCGACCTGCAGCGGGTCGAGGTGCTGCGCGGCCCGCAGGGCACGCTGTATGGCCGCAACGCGACGGCGGGCGTGGTCAACATGATTCCCGCGCTTCCAGGCCGCGATTTCGCTTTGGAAGCGAAGCTGGAGGTCGGAAGCTTCGATACGATGCGGGCGAGCGGGATGCTCAACGTGCCGCTGAGCGATACGCTGGGCGTGCGGGTCGCGGGCGCGTTCACCAGCCGCGAGGGCTTCGACTACAACAGCTTCACGCAGCGGCGCGTCAACGGGCGTGAGCTGTGGTCGACGCGCGCGACGCTGGCGTGGGAGCCGAGCGACCGCTTCCGCGCCAACCTCATCTGGCAGCATTTCGAGGAGGACGACAACCGCTCGCGCACCGGCAAGCAGTTGTGCACCCCTGATCCCGGACCGGCCACGGTGGGCGGCATCGCCGTGACGGATCCGCTCACGCGCGGCCGGATGAGCCAGGGTTGCCTGCCAGGTTCGCTCTATGACGATGCGGCCTTCGGCGCGCCCAACGGGAACGCCCTGTCCTATATCTTCGTGCCGAACACGATCTCGATCGGCAGGGATCCGGTCACGCGGGCCCAGGTGAACGTGGTAAAGCTGGGCGACCCGTTCGCCGGCGTCGTGCAATCGCGGAACCTGCGCGAAATCGCGACGAGCTATGATCCGGTGTTCCGGGCCAAGAACGACGTGGTCCAGCTCAACCTCGAGTTCGAACCGTCGGACGGGCTGAAACTCGTGTCGCAGACCGCCTATTCACGCGATCGCTTCTATTCGACACAGGATTATAATCGCTTCGTCAGCAACCCGATTTTCAACAGCTCCACCCAGCCGCTGCTGAACTCGCGCAATCAGTTGATCGATCCGGTGGCGTTTCCCGGGCCAACCCCCGGCGGGATGTACTGCGATCCGCAGCTGGGTTGCTCCGACCGACTCGTGTCGGCGGATCTCAGCCGATCGGCAAACCGCCAATGGTCGCAGGAGCTGCGGCTGCAATCGAGCTTCGACGGGCCGGTCAACTTCAATATCGGGGCCAACTATCTCGATTTCAAATCACAGGACGATTACTACGTCTTCAACAACATGTTCACGCTGATTTCGGAATGGTTCTATGGAACATCCGTAGTCGGCGGAAACACCGTGCAACTTCCTTGTCCGCTCGGCTTCGAAGGCCGGGAGTGCGTCTATGTCGATCGGAACCCCATCGGCAGCCTCGACAATCAGGGCCACAATTATTTCCTGAGCCAGAACGGCATCCGGATCAAATCATATGCCGGTTTCGGCGAGCTGTACTGGAACCTGTCGAGCAACCTGAAGGTGACCGCGGGTCTGCGCTACACACGGGACGAGAAGGTCTCCACGCAGGTTCCCAGCCAGCTGCTGCTTGGGGGCGGAACGCAAACGCCTCTTCCCGGTTCGAATACGGGCGGCCGCGTGAACAGCGGCTATCCCGCGCTTCCGGATATCGAGCAGGCGTGGAGCGAATTCACCGGGCGCCTGGTGCTCGACTGGAAGCCGAACCTCTCGTTCACCGACGATACGCTGATCTATGCTTCGGCATCGCGCGGGTACAAGGGGGGCGGTGCCAATCCGCCACGCGTCGATATCAATCCTGCAATCGTTCAGTATCAGCCGCTGGCGCAGACCTTCCGGCCCGAATATCTCAACGCGTTCGAAGTCGGGATCAAGAACAGCTTCGGCAGCGGGCGGTTCATGCTGAACGGCACGGCCTTCTACTACGACTATAAGGATTATCAGATTTCGCAGATCGTGGACCGGATCGCGTTCAACGAGAATTTCGATGCGACGATCTGGGGCCTGGAGTTCGAAGCGGCGTGGCGGCCTTCTCGCGCTTTTCGGCTGGACGCCAACCTCGGCTATCTGAAGACGCGGTTGAAGGAAGGTTCGCAGTCGATCGACGTGATGAACCGCACGCAGGGCGATCCGGACTGGATGGTGCTGCGTCCCTGGCTTCAGGCGCCGTCGAATTGCGTCGCGCCGCGGGCGTTCGTCGAACGCATCATGCGCGGCGCGGCGGCGCTCCGGAACCTCGCGCTTTCGGCGCTATGCCCCGGATCGAACCGCATCGGATCGTACAATCCAGGTTTCCCGGGAGGAATTCCCTATCACGCGCTCTACGGGTTCACCTATGATTACACCGCGCCGTACAACCCCGCCACCGTGGGGCTGAACATCAATCAGGGCGGCAGCGGCGCTCCCAATGGCGGTCGTGGATTCGCCGCGGACCTGGGTGGCAATGAACTGCCCAACTCGCCGCGGCTGACCTTCAACGTCGGCGCGCAATACACCTTCTTTGTCGATGCGGGAAATTGGGAGCTGACCTTTCGCGGCGACTATTATCGTCAGTCGGAAAGCTTCGCGCGGATCTACAACACTGAATATGACCGGCTGAAGGCGTGGGACAATCTCAACCTGGCGGTGACGCTGGCGCGCCCATCCTCTGGCCTCACTTTCCAGCTCTATGTGAAGAACGTGTTCGACGATGCGCCGATCACCGACTTCTTCACCAACGCCGACGACACAGGGTTGAGCGCAAATGTCTTCACGCTCGATCCACGTATCATCGGGTTCAGTATGTCGAAGAAATTCTGA